AGTTATAGGACTTACGCATTGACAAAAGACTGATTATGTAAATTCACTTCAAGTTTCTGCTGGAGGTGTTCTAGAATGAATTCCCTTGCCACCTGTAGGTACAAATTCTTTTGTAATTCGTACCAGTTTTCAATTAGTTCTTCAGCTCGCATTAACTCTAACTTAGTAAAGGCTCGGATTGAACAAAAAATGTGAGTTTTAATAGCCTCACTTGTTCTGACCATAAACCGCGAAACTCCACACAGTTGTTTCAAGGCTCGGTGATAGCATTCAATTCCCCAATGGATTGAGTGCGACTCATTGAATTCCTGTCGGCTAACTTGTTCGGTAGCATCTGAATTAGGTAGGTATGTAATGTAGTATCTCTCGGCTTCGTTTTTGAATATCCTCCGAAATACTTTGACGCGCCCAAAGTTTTTCAGATGTATTACCAAACCTTGGTCAGGAATTTCCAAATTTTGTACCTGGGTGTAATTTTTACCATCAGTTGAGACTTTTCGATTTTTGGCAATACCCATGAGAAATCCTACTTCCCGGTTTTTCAAGAATTTCAGATTTTCAAGGGCTGAATACCAAGCATCACCAGTTACCGTTTCTGGCTGCAAGCCCCAAGCCAAAACCTCCGTAATCATTACTCGAAAGTAATCGTTTTTTGTCAAACCCTCCCGCTTATCGTAGATCCGATAATTAACTGGGATAGACTTAGCTGATGCGTCGGTGTAATACAGGGTAATGAGGTGAAGCCCTTTAACAATTCGATGATGTTTTCCTGACCAAAAGTATCCAATTAGTTCAGCTAAATTTGGCTCACTATAAGGTTTATCAATAACGGTATCGTCACAGCTTAAAGTGCCGCCCACCAATTGAATGTGTGGTTTTATCTCTTCAAACAAGTCTTTAGGTTGATATCTTTCCCTTAACAAGAAGCGATTGACGCTGTCGTGTGAGACGTGCTTAAGAATTTCTGACAAGCGGTTGCAGCCTGCGTACTTAGGTTCAGCTAACAGGAATAAGGTATAAGTGTCGAGGTTGCATTTGGCTGTAGATGGTTTTGTAATCTCTCTGATGGTCGAATATCCCTGGGAAGTAAAACTATTTGCTGAAAGTTAAAGGGTGCAGTCAGTAGATAATATCTCTAATCAACTATTTCCATATCTATCAACTCCACTCCATCTCGAACTACCTAAGCACAAAAAGCGATCTTGAATGTTTTATGGCAAGGATGTATGCACGGAGTGCACCTGTCTGTTCAACTGACTTAACTCACTCTTAGGCTTGTTGTAATTCTCTCCAAGACTGAGAAACAACTTTAGAAGCTGATTTGACAAAGACTACGGTGAGCAGAAGTCCGACAACTAAATCGGGTAGCAAAGAGTTTGTCAGAAATACGAAAAAAGCAGCTCCCAGAACAGAAGTGTTAGCAATGATATCATTGCGAGAACAAAGCCATACCGAGGACATATTAATATTGTCGTTTCTGTGTCTAGTCAATAAGAATAGACACAGCAAGTTGGCAAACAAGGCTATTAACCCTACCGCACTCATTGCCCTCACCTCTGGCATTGTCTGAGCAAATAGCTGATAGCTGGCTCTGGCGAAGACAGCCACAGCTGACAAAAACATAATGCTCCCCTTGAGCAGTGCCGACCTTGCTTGAGCCTTCCTCCCTTGGTTGATGACTAAAAGACTACTACCATAAACCAACGCATCCCCTAGCATATCGAGCGAATCTCCCGTCAGCGAAAGTGATGCAGACCTAATACCAGCTCCTAATTCCACCACAAACATTACGGCATTGATGAGCAGAACGGTCCACAAAACTCTACTCTGCTGTTTTCTGAGTTTGGACACTTCGCCAGCCTTCTTGTGGCAGCAATCATCACTCATGGTTCACCTCCCAGCTATGACGCTTAGAAGACAATTGTTCAAACATTCAAAACAATATTAGAATGATTGTCCCCGAAAAACTCAAACATTCAAAAAAAGTTAGAATCTTAACCACTTACAATCGAATGGCTAGCCTGCTATTTGCCCGAGTGCATAATAGAGAACTTCTACAATACGTTGGTCTTTTAGTGAGTAGTAGGCAAGTTTGCCATCATTTCTGTACTTGAGTATCTTGAGGTCTCGCAGTTTTCGCAGATGGTGGGAGGCAACTGCTACCTTAACCCCAAGCATTGATGCTACGTCACAGACGCAAAGCTCTTGATTATTACTGAGGGCATAGAGGATTTTTAGTCGTGACTTGTCTGCTAGAGCACTGAAGAGTATTTGAGCTTCTTCCAGAACCTCGTCCCCAGGCATTGCTTCACAGACTTGGGTTACCAAGTCTATATTAAAACACCGCACCTGACAGACATCGTCTGGTTTTGGTTTTGTCACAAAATTTCTACAGCACCAGCGCTCAGGACAACACCTCCAGTTTAGCGGTTTTTGCAATCTCTACAGAAGGTTTGATTCATTAGTTAATCCTACGGCTGAGTTTACCCTCTACTGGCTCTTACCTGAAAGAACTAATTCATAATCAATGTTTCCACATGCAGATAACTGTTCTTCTGTCAATGCGTAAGTCCTAAGTTAGTATTCTTCTGGTAGCAGGAGCGTCGTTACTGAGCAATCGGCTTTAGCAATTACCCATATTTTTGTATTAGCCTGTTGTAGTATAGGCACTCATCAATCTAGTTCCAATTAGCAGGGGCTTCATCTGCTCATCTCTTCAGCTCAGACGTAGCGAAGCAGAGTCGAAGCCATAATTGAGCTGGAACTTAGTAGAAGCCGGAAAGCAACAAACTGCCGAAGCCAACAACACATAGATGATGAATGAAATGTCCAACGAAAATCTCGTGACCAATGTAGCGCCGGAACATATCGAGCATCCGGTTAAGCCGCTCGGTTGGACCT
This window of the Chroococcidiopsis sp. CCMEE 29 genome carries:
- a CDS encoding cation transporter, whose protein sequence is MSDDCCHKKAGEVSKLRKQQSRVLWTVLLINAVMFVVELGAGIRSASLSLTGDSLDMLGDALVYGSSLLVINQGRKAQARSALLKGSIMFLSAVAVFARASYQLFAQTMPEVRAMSAVGLIALFANLLCLFLLTRHRNDNINMSSVWLCSRNDIIANTSVLGAAFFVFLTNSLLPDLVVGLLLTVVFVKSASKVVSQSWRELQQA
- a CDS encoding metalloregulator ArsR/SmtB family transcription factor translates to MTKPKPDDVCQVRCFNIDLVTQVCEAMPGDEVLEEAQILFSALADKSRLKILYALSNNQELCVCDVASMLGVKVAVASHHLRKLRDLKILKYRNDGKLAYYSLKDQRIVEVLYYALGQIAG
- a CDS encoding transposase, whose protein sequence is MREITKPSTAKCNLDTYTLFLLAEPKYAGCNRLSEILKHVSHDSVNRFLLRERYQPKDLFEEIKPHIQLVGGTLSCDDTVIDKPYSEPNLAELIGYFWSGKHHRIVKGLHLITLYYTDASAKSIPVNYRIYDKREGLTKNDYFRVMITEVLAWGLQPETVTGDAWYSALENLKFLKNREVGFLMGIAKNRKVSTDGKNYTQVQNLEIPDQGLVIHLKNFGRVKVFRRIFKNEAERYYITYLPNSDATEQVSRQEFNESHSIHWGIECYHRALKQLCGVSRFMVRTSEAIKTHIFCSIRAFTKLELMRAEELIENWYELQKNLYLQVAREFILEHLQQKLEVNLHNQSFVNA